The Polyangium aurulentum genomic interval TCGCCGTTCCGCTCCTCATCCTCTTGGCGCTCGGGCTCGCCGCTCATCTTAGCTCGCAGGGGATGCTCGAGACAAACGCCCGGGTCGCCGACACGCACCGCAAGCTCGGGGTGATCGCGACGCTCATGTCCGATCTCCAGGAGATCGAGGGCGGGCAGCGCGGCTACGTGATCGCGGGGAGCGACGAGTTTTTGGAGACGTATCGCGACGGCGCCGACGAGTATCCGCAGCACCTCGCGCGCCTGCGCGATCTCACCCGAGACCCGGCCGAACTCGAGAAGCTCGATCGCTTGGTGACGCTTTTCGCCGACCGCATCGCGTGGGCGACGCGCACCATCGAAACACGCCGACGTGAAGGGCTCGAGGCTTCCGTGCGGCTCATCGAGACGGGCGAAGGCAGGAGGCTGACCGGCGCCATTCGCGATCTGCTGGACGCGCTGATCGACGATGGGAACAGGATGCTCGACGCGCGCACCGGGGAGGCGAATGCCGCGGCGAACGCGCTGACGCGCACGCTCGTCGGAGGCACGCTCAGCGCCGGGCTGCTCGTCGCGATCACGGCGGCATTCATCGTGCGCGGGCTCGGGCGGCGGATTGGCAGGGCAACCCAGCACATGCGCAGCGCGGCCGCCGAGCTCGAGGCCGCGGCCACGCAGCAGGCGAAGGGCGCGAGGGGGCAGGCGCAGGCGGCGGCCGAGGTTTCGATGACGACGCGCGGGCTCGTGTCGACAGCGCGGCGTATTGCCTCGAGCGCCCAGCGCGTCACGCAGCTCGCCGGCGAGACGGCGGGGGCGGCAAAGAGCGGCGGCGAGACCGTCACGACGGCCCAGCAGGCAGTCCTGGCCGTGCGCGAGGAGGTGGGCAAGATCGTCGCGCACATGCTCGAGCTCGGACGCAAATCGCAGGAGATTGGCGGCATCGTCGACGTGATCAACGAGCTCAGCGAACAGACGAACATCCTCGCCATCAATGCCACCATCGAGTCCGTCGGCGCGGGCGAGGCGGGCCGGCGCTTCGGCGTGGTCGCGGGTGAGATTCGAAAGCTCGCCGATCGCGTCGGCAGCTCGACGAAGGAGATCCGGCGCCTCGTCGAGGAGATCCGCGGCGCGGCGAGCACCACGGTCGTCGCCACCGAGCAGGGGGCCAAGGCCGTGGAGGTTGGCACGCGCAGGTTCGAGGAGGTCACCGAGAGCTTCGCGCGCATTGTCGGTTTCGTATCGGCGACCGTCGACGCCACGCGGCAGATCGAGCTGAGCACCAAGGAGCAGACGGGCGCCATGGAGCAGGTGAGCACGGCCGTCGCCGACGTCGCGCAGACCGCGGTCGAGACCGAGGCGAGCTCGACGCAGACCCTCCAGACCGCCTCGGAGATCTCGGCGCTGGCAGTGGATCTCGTGCGCCTCATCCGCAGCGACGCGCCGCGCGTGCGCGTCGCCTGACCCTCACTTCGGCACGCCGGAGGTCGACAGGAAGCCGAGCGTGAGCCGCAGCCGCTCGCTCGAATTCGCGGTATTGCCCATCGTGGTGTGCGTCTGCAGGTCGCCGTCGATGCAATTGGGGACGGTGCCCGGCGCGGCGTTGTCGCCGAGGGTGACGTGGCTCGCCACGTAATTGCCGTATTCGGTCGAGGCGTCCACGAAATTGAGCCCGATCTCGGCGAGGTTCAGCCCGCCGCCCGCGGGCAGCGTCTGGAGAAAGACGCCCGAGATGGTCAGGTAGCTGCCGTCGAGATTGAAGGTGCCGTCCTCGTTCGAGTAATAGACGTCGTAGAACTCGCTGCTGGCGCCGGGGATATCCATGTGGTCGGTCGCCAGCGGATCGTCGAGGCGCGCGCCCAGCTCGGGGCCGTCGACGGTGAAGGTGTAGGGCGTGGGCTCGGTGCCGCCCGTGCGTTCGTGGAACGTGATGCTCGCGAGGCCCGGCAAAGCGCGCACCGGAATCATCGCGCCGGCGCCGCCCGAGCCCACGAAGCTGCCGCCGACGCCGGTGTCGCTGCTCGATCCGCTCGCCGCGCCGCCCATTCCCCCACCCCCGCCGGTGCCGCCAGCAGCGCCGCTTCCGCCGCTTCCGCCGCCTCCATTGGCCGGGGTTCCGCCGCAGCCGGCGGCGAGCGCGAGGACGAAGAGGAGCGGGGCCGTGGCGGCGGTGAGGGCGCGTCGAGTCTTCATGCGCGGCAGAACAGCGAAGGATACTTGCTTCTGTCAAGCGCGCCTTGATGCTCGCGCGAGGCCTCGTGTACATTCGCCATCGTGACGAGCATCGACGTCGCACTCTCCTCCCATTCGCTCGGCGGCTGCACGGTTCTGTCGCTCGAAGGACGGGAGGCGATGGATGAGCTTGCCGTGTTCGACGTTCGCGTCGGGGTCGCGGGCGACGTCGATCTCGATGCGCTCGTGCGCGCACCCGTGCTCCTCACGATCGTCGATCCCGAGGAGGGCTCGACGCGCGCGGCAGCGCTCGTGGTTCAGAGCGCCGCGTGCGAGGCGGGGGTAGGTCGCGATCGCGTGCTCCACCTGCGCCTCGTCGATCCGCTCTTTTCGCTTTTCCTGCGCGAGGGTTACCGCGTCTTCCTCGACGAGACGGTCGAGGGCGCCGTCACCGAGGTGCTCGCGGGCGCAGGCGTCCCGCGCAGCGCGATCGCTCCCCGCCTCGCGGGCGAATACCCGCGCCATCCGCAGATCGTGCAGCACGGCGAGACCGAGTGGGATTTCGTGCGGCGCCTGCTCTCCGACGATGGCATCTCGATCTGGACCGAGACGGCCGAGGACGGGACGTGGCGCGTGGTCTTCGGCGACGGCGCCTCTTCGCACGACGGCATCGACGGCGATACGCGCCTGCCGTATGCGGGCGGGGGCGGCGCGCGGGCTCCGGGCGTCCGCGCGCTCTTCGCGCTCGCGTGGGAGGAGAGCGTCGCGCACGACCGCGTGATGGTGCGCGAACTCGACGTCGATCAGCCCGATGTCTTCATCGACGGCGAGGCGGGCTCGGGCGCGCTCGAATGGCTCGAATACCCGGCGCGCGTTCCTCACGCGCGCGCCGCGAAGGCAAAGGCCGAGCGCAGGCTCGAGCAGCTGCGGCGCGACGAGGCGCGCGTGACGGCCGAGAGCGATTGCGTTCGCCTGCGCCCTGGCAGGCTCCTGTCGATCGCGGGCGGCGGCGATCTCTTCGAGCAGCGCATGCTCGTCACCGAGGTGCGCCACCATTTCGCGCGCCCGTTGAAGGACGGCGGCGCGGGCTCCCCTTATCGGAGCGAGGTCGTCCTGAGGCCGACGCGCGGCGCGGAGGGTGAGGCGCGGCCGCATCACCGCCCCCCGATCCTCGGCGCCCCGCGACTGTCGCACATGGAGAGCGCGGTGGTCACGGGCGCGCCGGGCGAGGAGATTCACGTCGACCACCTCGGGCGGGTCAAGCTGCGTTTTCTCTGGGATCGCTCGGGGGTCACCGACGATCGCTCGTCCTCGTGGACGCGCGGGCTGCAATGGCCGCTCGCGGGCGCGATGCTCTTGCCGCGCGTGGGCTGGGAGGTGGCGGTCGGTTTCCTCGACGGGCTCCCCGAGCGTCCCTTCGTGCTCGGCCGCCTTTACAATGCGACTGCGGTGCACCCCTATCCCCTGCCCGCCTCGCGCGCGGTCACCGCGGTGCAATCGTGGACGAGCCCGGAGGACGGCACGACGCAGGGCATTCGCCTCGGCGACGACGCGGGCGGCGAGGAATTCTCCCTCCATGCCGCGCGCGACCTCACGGTGAGCGTGGGCGGCAGCGCGAAGACGGTGATCGACGGGAACGAGACCCACGCAGTGGGATTGTCCCTCTCGACGAGCGTGCTCGACGCGTACGGCGTCACCGTCGGGGGTGACCAGACGATCGACGTGAAGGAGCCGATCCGGATCACCATCGATGGGGCCAATCGAGAGGTCGTGGCGGCCGAGACGATCGACGTCGTGGGAAATCGTGCGGTCCTCGCGGATGGCCAGTATCTCGAGGCCATCGGCGGGCTCTACGGCGTGCAGTGCAACCAGTCGAACACGAAGACCACGGGCGATTTCATGCGGATCGTGGCCGGGGCGCACATCATCGGCAGCGGGCTCGGGGTGACGGAGAGCGTCGGGGGCGTCCGGACATACGTTTGTCAAGGCGCACGAATCGTGCAATGCGCCGGGGCGTACAGCGAATCGGTGACGGGCGGCAAGCAGAGCTCGGCGGGCGCGGTGCGGCATTCGGCGACGGGGGATCTCGGCACGGCGGCGCCGGTCGGGACGTTCACCTCGGGGCTGCTCGACGCATCGGCGGGCGGAAAATTCTCGATCCGCGCGGGCGTGGTCAACATCGTGGCGTCGGCCGGCATCGAGGCAGGCTCGCTTCAGATCAAGGGCAGCGCGGTCAAGGTCACGAGCGGCAAGGCCACGATCAGGGGCACCACCAAGCGCCAGCGCGGCGGGGAGGTCGGGTCTTGACGAGCGCAGCGGATATCGATCTCGCGGTCGAGGGGCAGCGCGCCCAGCTCGTGGGCCTTGCGTGCGTCATCGACGAGCGTATCGGCGCACCCTTCGCGGCCCGGGTGACGTGCGAGGCTTTCATGGACGGCGCTCCGGTCGATGCCTGCGCGCTCGATCTGGTCGGGCAACCCGCGCGGCTCGTGCTGCGCATTGCGGGGGTCGAGCGCGTGTTTTCGGGGCTCGTCGATCGGGTGGAGGATCTCGAGGCGCGCTCGGAGATCACCGTGACGTCGCTCGTCGCGCCGCTCGATGACGGCTCGGATTACCGCGTCTTCGTCGACCGGACCGCGCTCGACGTCGCGCGCGCGGTCCTCTCCGAGCACGGGCTCGAAATGGAGGTGCGGGCGCAGCGGCAAGCGCCCCGCCGGGCGCAGTGGGTGCAATCGTTCGAGAGCCATCTCGATTTCTGCACGCGTGTCCTCGCCGAGGAAGGCATGTGCTGGTTTTTGCGGCCAGACCGCCCCTCCGTGGTGGTCGTGGCCGACGAAGGGGGCACGTTCCTCGACGAGGGGCTCGCGCTCGACGTGCGCGAGGAGGCGGGGCTCGAGGTCGGCCGGGCGCTGCATCGAGCCCGTATCTCGCGTCGCGCGACGAACGATCGGGTGGCGCTGCGCGATTACGACTTCGAGCACCCGCAGCTCGACCTCGCCGCCGAGAGCGGCAAGGGCGCGCTCGAAGCGTATGAATGGCCCGGAGGCTTCGGGGCGCCGGACGAGGGGCGCGAGGTCGCAGCGATGCGGCTCGCGGGGCGGCGCGCAGAGGAGATTCTGCTCGAGGGCGAGGCCACCGAGCCCATGCTCGGCGCGGGCGTCGTCGTCGCAGTGCGCGGCGCGCCCGTCGCGGCCATGAATCGCAAGTGGCTGGTCCTCGCCGTCCGGCACGAGGTCACCTTGCGCGCTGGCCCGGGCGATCTCGCCCATCGCGCGCAGCTCACGGCGGTGCCCGAGGATCGCGGCTATCGCCCGCCCCGCCGCGCGTCCGGTGCGCGCAGCGGGGCGGCGAACGCGATCGCGACGGGCCCGCGCGGCGGCGAGATTGCGATTGACGAGCATGGTCGCACGAGCCTGCTCATGCGCTGGGATCGGCGTGGCCGTCCGGATGAGCAGAGCTCAGCGCCAGCGCGCGTCGTGGAGCCCGCGCTCGCGGGCGCCGCATTCCATCCTCGCGTCGGCTGGGAGCAGGTCCTGGGCTTCGCCGACCCCGGCGCCGAGCGCCCGATCGCGCTCGGTCGTCTTTACAATGGCGAGCAGACGCCTCCGGCCGCGCTGCCCGCGGGCAAGGTGGAGACGCACCTCGGCACCATGACCACGCCCGGGGGCGCGCGGGGCAATTTCATCCGCATCGGCGACGACGCGGGCAACGAGTCGCTCTCCGTGCAGGCCTCGGGCGATTACAAGGAGCTCACCGACAACGACAAGGTCCTCTCCGTGAAGGCGAGCCAGACCCGCACGATCGGGGGAGATCGCAGCCTGTTCGTCAAGGAAAACCTGGTGTCGGCGGTGGGTGGAGCGTACACGCTCGGCGTGGGGGGCGTGCGCAAGGTGTCGACGGACGGGGATTATGGCCTCGACGCGGCCCAGGAAAGCGTGCTGGTCGGGGGCGCGCGCATGTTCTCGGTGGGCGGGGATTATCTCACCAAGACGCCGCTGCTCGTTCGGATCGTGTCGAGCGCCAAGGTGGAGGCTGCCGTCGAGCACCTGACCGCGTTCACGCAGGGCGCCTCCTCGCTCGTCGTGGGTGCCTCGATGCTCACCGGCGCCGCCATGAGCGAATCGGCGACCGTCGGCGGCGGGGCAATCGTGAACGTCGCGGGCCCGATGACGGTCCATTGCGGCGGCTATGGGCTCGACGTGAAGGGGATTCACAGCGAGTCGTACGCGACGTACGGGGGGAAGGCGGGCGGGACGGTCGCCGAGACGTTCGGCAAATTCACGCACGAGGTCCGTGGCGCCGCCAGGATCGCGGGCGCCGACGTGGCGATCGAGGCGAGCGTGCAGCTCACGATCAAGGCCGCCGGCGTGACCATCAAGATGACGCCGGGATGGATTCACATCGACGGTAACCTCGAGGGCGCGGGATCCACGGTGGAGGACGGGACGCATCAATATGGCTAAGACACGTGGAACCACGCCTTCTTCCCGGCGCGCGCGCGCCGCCGCGCTCGGGCCTGGCTTGCATCCAGGGCGCATCGAGCTCGCCTCGACCAAGGCAGAGGGCGACGAGCCGCGCTCGTTCCGCGTCCGCGTGCAAGGCGGCAAGCTCGTCTCG includes:
- a CDS encoding methyl-accepting chemotaxis protein encodes the protein MNRSWTIGQQLVMGFAVPLLILLALGLAAHLSSQGMLETNARVADTHRKLGVIATLMSDLQEIEGGQRGYVIAGSDEFLETYRDGADEYPQHLARLRDLTRDPAELEKLDRLVTLFADRIAWATRTIETRRREGLEASVRLIETGEGRRLTGAIRDLLDALIDDGNRMLDARTGEANAAANALTRTLVGGTLSAGLLVAITAAFIVRGLGRRIGRATQHMRSAAAELEAAATQQAKGARGQAQAAAEVSMTTRGLVSTARRIASSAQRVTQLAGETAGAAKSGGETVTTAQQAVLAVREEVGKIVAHMLELGRKSQEIGGIVDVINELSEQTNILAINATIESVGAGEAGRRFGVVAGEIRKLADRVGSSTKEIRRLVEEIRGAASTTVVATEQGAKAVEVGTRRFEEVTESFARIVGFVSATVDATRQIELSTKEQTGAMEQVSTAVADVAQTAVETEASSTQTLQTASEISALAVDLVRLIRSDAPRVRVA
- a CDS encoding type VI secretion system Vgr family protein, producing MTSIDVALSSHSLGGCTVLSLEGREAMDELAVFDVRVGVAGDVDLDALVRAPVLLTIVDPEEGSTRAAALVVQSAACEAGVGRDRVLHLRLVDPLFSLFLREGYRVFLDETVEGAVTEVLAGAGVPRSAIAPRLAGEYPRHPQIVQHGETEWDFVRRLLSDDGISIWTETAEDGTWRVVFGDGASSHDGIDGDTRLPYAGGGGARAPGVRALFALAWEESVAHDRVMVRELDVDQPDVFIDGEAGSGALEWLEYPARVPHARAAKAKAERRLEQLRRDEARVTAESDCVRLRPGRLLSIAGGGDLFEQRMLVTEVRHHFARPLKDGGAGSPYRSEVVLRPTRGAEGEARPHHRPPILGAPRLSHMESAVVTGAPGEEIHVDHLGRVKLRFLWDRSGVTDDRSSSWTRGLQWPLAGAMLLPRVGWEVAVGFLDGLPERPFVLGRLYNATAVHPYPLPASRAVTAVQSWTSPEDGTTQGIRLGDDAGGEEFSLHAARDLTVSVGGSAKTVIDGNETHAVGLSLSTSVLDAYGVTVGGDQTIDVKEPIRITIDGANREVVAAETIDVVGNRAVLADGQYLEAIGGLYGVQCNQSNTKTTGDFMRIVAGAHIIGSGLGVTESVGGVRTYVCQGARIVQCAGAYSESVTGGKQSSAGAVRHSATGDLGTAAPVGTFTSGLLDASAGGKFSIRAGVVNIVASAGIEAGSLQIKGSAVKVTSGKATIRGTTKRQRGGEVGS
- a CDS encoding type VI secretion system Vgr family protein — protein: MTSAADIDLAVEGQRAQLVGLACVIDERIGAPFAARVTCEAFMDGAPVDACALDLVGQPARLVLRIAGVERVFSGLVDRVEDLEARSEITVTSLVAPLDDGSDYRVFVDRTALDVARAVLSEHGLEMEVRAQRQAPRRAQWVQSFESHLDFCTRVLAEEGMCWFLRPDRPSVVVVADEGGTFLDEGLALDVREEAGLEVGRALHRARISRRATNDRVALRDYDFEHPQLDLAAESGKGALEAYEWPGGFGAPDEGREVAAMRLAGRRAEEILLEGEATEPMLGAGVVVAVRGAPVAAMNRKWLVLAVRHEVTLRAGPGDLAHRAQLTAVPEDRGYRPPRRASGARSGAANAIATGPRGGEIAIDEHGRTSLLMRWDRRGRPDEQSSAPARVVEPALAGAAFHPRVGWEQVLGFADPGAERPIALGRLYNGEQTPPAALPAGKVETHLGTMTTPGGARGNFIRIGDDAGNESLSVQASGDYKELTDNDKVLSVKASQTRTIGGDRSLFVKENLVSAVGGAYTLGVGGVRKVSTDGDYGLDAAQESVLVGGARMFSVGGDYLTKTPLLVRIVSSAKVEAAVEHLTAFTQGASSLVVGASMLTGAAMSESATVGGGAIVNVAGPMTVHCGGYGLDVKGIHSESYATYGGKAGGTVAETFGKFTHEVRGAARIAGADVAIEASVQLTIKAAGVTIKMTPGWIHIDGNLEGAGSTVEDGTHQYG